TCTCAAACACCTGCCCCTACATTGACCCCCTTTTAAGTGGTCAAGTCTATTTTCCAGCCTGAAACAAATCCCTACAAATTAAATTCCAACTTAATCCTGAAAACTCTTGACAGGGTggtttatggttttaaaaataataatagtaatagtaaggTTTAGAAATCACCAGCTGAGGATCCGCAGTCAGGATCCTCAGAGGCTGGAATGCAGAGAGCAGGCAGGGAGAAAAAGcatcaaaatgctttaaaaaataaacaggcaaaCAAAAAAAGGCCACAGTGGCAGGGAGAGAAATGTGTCAGTTTGGTAGAGACAAAAGGCGCTCTCACTCCTGCTGTCCAGGCACTGACCTTCCCCAGCCAGGAGGTGTGCCCACGTGCTGACCTTGATGCACAGCAAAGGTCAACTGCACACAGCTCAGATCTGAGCAACCAGAAAAACACTCAGTTGTAGGAGCGCTCATCCTATACCTGCCAGCGACTGTGTAGCTCTGGGTATGTCCTAGGCAAGATATGGCCTATAGTTCTTTGCTGGGAAGAACAagattcaattcaacaaatgttgtTGGAGAGGCACTGGTATAGTAGCAAGTGCATGACCTTTGGCATTAATAACTGAGGGGCTGTGGGTATACTGGTCAACCTCTCTGAACCACAGTTCCTCATCCACGGGAATAATGGGAATAATACCAACACCCCACATTCAGGATGAGATGAGGATCATGAAAGTTATATCATTCATCTGCTCAAAATGAACCAATAGAGTCTGCCCTATGATGAAGTAATAGGGACCAGGTTTACCCTCCCActgtaaacaactagaaaactaaacaaaataaatgacacCACTGTTTGTAGACACTGGACAGCAGGCAATACAGGACTTTGATTCCTGACAGAACAGAAACAAATGATAGGAGTCCTAAGACCACCCTGGCTTCTGACAGATTTCTGCACATTTCAGACCAAGGAcccagggcaggggcagtggtGGGAGGGGGGAATCCCAGCAGATCACAGCAACAGATTGAGGAAACAGACTGGAGTTCAGGGAGGCTAAGTCAGCTGAAAGGTGCAGGACAGAGTTCCAGAGAGGAGGGAGCTCTGCAGAAAGGGAGCTCCAGAAATCTGCACAGAGGTTTCCTTAAGTCTGTACTGAATATTAAAATGTGTACATGCATAGAATGACACTCCACGAGACTGAAAAAAGACTGATGAAGAAGCTGCAAGCTGAACAGTTCCCAGAACCCTCATAGGTCTCACAAGTCCCAACCACCAGAGTGGAGCATTCTCCCTGCTCGATCAGGGCATTCAGTAGAGACCTGGAAGGGCCACAtcttggtggggggcggggggtgtgtgTCAGATCACCCCTAGGATAAAAACGACCCTAGATCAGGACTTGAAAGAATCAGAATGAACCAAAAGTAACTTAATCACCCACCAGAACAAAACTCAACACTCTTTCAAGTAAGATCGCAATCCAGACCCTCAATGATGTAAAATTCACAGCACCCAGCACCTAATCAAAAATCTCAACATGTGTCAAGAAGCAGGAAACTGTGACctataataataagaaaaattagaataattagCAAACAAGAGCATTAAGACAGTGTCATAACTTTATTCAAGaatttaactcatttaaaaaatacaaatatcaaatcatgttgtacacctgaaattaacataatgtGGTATGTCGAGTAaacctcaataaataaaaaagaatttaaaggaaaacatgatcATAGTAAGGAGAGAAATGTGaggtataaaaagaaaatagaacttcCAGAGATGAAAAAACatgtctgaaataaaaatttcactgaATGGTAATGACAATAGGTTAgatacagcaggaaaaaaaagtgcACTTGAAAACATAGAAACTGAGCAAAATGAAGGACAGAGAGGgggaaagaagaccaaaaaaagaaaaatatttgaagaaataatggctgaaagaTTTCCAAGTTTGATGAAAACTACAAACTCACAAAGAAGCTCAACACACTCCAAGCAGAACAAACACAAAAGTGACTAAGGTGCACCATAATCACGGGCTCAAAGTTCATGAAAAGGGGAAAATCCTTTAAGtagccagaaaaaaattaatcaaaattaagaATGACTTCAGACTTCTGAACAGCAACTGTGCAAgccaaaaaaaatacaatggaacAGTATCTTCAGCTCTTCCTTGGCCTGCCTACAGAGGTGGCAGCCACCACGGCTGCCCTCAAACCTCTCGTGAAGCTCAAGATTGTCAAAAAGACCAAGAAGTTCAACCCACACCAGTCAGACCGATATGTCAAAATTAAGCGGAACTGGCAGAAATCCAGAGGCACTGTGCGCAGGAAATTCAAGGGCCAGATCCTGATGCCCAACATTGGTTATGGGAGCAACGGGAAAACAAAGCTCTTGCTGCCCAGTGGCTTCCGGAAGTTCCTGGTCCACAACTTCAAGGAGCTTGAAGGGCTGCTGATGTGAAACAAATCTTACTGTGCTGAGATTACTCCAAGAACTCAAAGCCACTGCGGAAAGAGCAGCCCCGCTGGCCATCAGAGTCGCCAATCCCAATGCCAggctgcacagcaaagaaaatgaatagacAGGTCATGTGCACATTGTGTTTgtgttggaaaaagaaaaaacaaaaacataaaaactcagccatctgagatttaaaaaaaaatagtatctttaAAATGCCCACagagggtgggggggaagggggggagatACAACAcgactgtcaacctagaattctatatccaatgaaaatatctttcaaaaatgaatacaaattaaagattttttcaaaaggaaaaaaaaagttagaatttGCCAACAGTATACTTGTaccacaagaaatgttaaaatgctccaattaaaaggcagagattgtcagactgggTGGGGAGAAAATTCAAGATGGAGctatagggcctccctggtggcacagtggttgagagtccgcctgccaatgcaggggacacgggttcgtgccccagtctgggaggatcccgcatgctgcggagcaactaggcctgtgagccatggccgctgagcctgcgcgtccagagcctgtgctccacaatgggagaggccacaacagtgagaggcccgcatactgcaaaaaaaaaaaaaaaaaaaaaaaagaagtaaaagatggAGCTATATATTGCCGACAAGAaacccattttaaagaaaaagacacacataGCTAAAAGGCcaaaggatggaaaatgatataccatgcaaacactaatcatAAGAAAGCTGTAGTGGCAATATTAATCTCAGGCAACTTCAAACTAAAAGATATTACCAGAGATAAACACGGACATTTCCAAAATAAAGGAGTCAgtcaagaagacataataatcctGTATAAGTATGCACACATAATAGTTTCAAAACACATAAAGTAAATCAGACcgaatttaaaagataaaaagacaaattcATAGTTATAGTTGGGGATTTAAATAATCTTCTCACCTTAATCAAAAAgtcagtaaggatatagaagacctaaataatacTATCAACCAACATGGCCTAATAACATTCCCAGAACACTTCACCCAACAGCAGCAAAATATACAtcacagttgacccctgaacaaggGAGTGAGGGGGAGCGACCcacacacagtcaaaaatccacatataactttacagttgaccCTCCATATCCAAGGTTCCCCATCCACAGACTCAACCAACTGCAAATAGTGTAGTAATGAAGAATGTATTTATTAAAGAAGCTtttaagtggacctgcacagttcaaatctATATTGTTCAACggtaaaatgtattttcaagttCATAAGGAAAATTCATCAAGACAgaccataaaataaatttacaagaCTTGAAATCATATAGAAAatgttctctgatcacaatgggattaaactagaaatcacagaaaaaaatacggaaaaatttcaaatgtttggaaattaaacagacttctaaataatctatgggtcaaagaagaaattacaggggaagtaagaaaatattctgaactgaatgacaatgaaaacacaacacatcgaaatttgtggaatgcagcaaaagccatGCTTAGAAGGAAGTTTACAGTTTTAGTTAGTGACTTTAgaaaagaagctagaaaaatagaacaaatgaaacccaaagtaaatagtaagaaataaaatttaaaacaacagaggaaaatcaatgaaataaaaactggTGTTCTGAAGAAcactaaaattgataaatctgtATGCAGACTGATCAATTAAAACAGACATTAATTTCCaacattaggaatgaaaaaggggaaatctctgcgtattttatatacatttaaaagataagggagggacttccctggtggcgcagtggttaagaatctgcctgccaatgcaggggacacaggttcaagtcctggaccaggaacatcccacatgccacggagcaactaagcctgtgtgccacaactactgagcctgcactctagagcccgtgagccactactgagcccatgtgcctcaactactgaagctcgcacacctagagcctgcaacaaagaaaagccaccacaatgagaagcccacgcactgcaacaaagagtagcccctgcttgctgcaactagagagaaagcccatgtgcagcaacgaagacccaacacagccataagataaataaataaataatttttttaaaaagataagggaatattatgaaaaaCCTTACAAACAAATTTGACAACTGCAAATGACTGCAAATTCCTTGAGACACAATATGCCAAAGCTGACcctaggaaaaaaacagaaaagcttaATAGCCttatatctgtttttaaaatacataattaataatttaaaacataattttaaaatacttaatttaaaaagaaattaagggacttccctggagatccagtgagtatgactccatgctcccaatgaagggggcccaggttcaattcctggccagggaactagatcctgcatgcatgccgcaactaagaagtccacatgccgcaactaagacctggtgcagccaaaataaataaataaataataaaaagaaattaagtttacaactaaaattttaaaagaaaactctaggcccaggtggcttcactggtgaattctatcaaacatttaagaaaataataatagctgtcttataataaactatttcagaaagtataatagaaaaaaaaggtcggggggtgggggctccctggtggcctagtggctaggattccgggctttcactgccgtggcccgggttcaatccccggtctgggaactgagatcctgtaagatgcgtggcacagccaaaaaaaaggtaaaaattcccAATTCATTCTGataggccagcattaccttgacAACAAAACTAGACAtagatttcacacacacaaactataAATCAATATCGCTCATAAACATAAATGTGAAAATCCTTAACACAATATTGCCAAATCAAATCCAgcattatatatcaataaaaagggtaatatatcatgaccaagtggaatttatccaaCAAATGCAAGggtggtttaacatttgaaaaatcaatcaacgtaactcacatattaacagaataaaggaggaaaacaaTAGAATCAACTCGACAGACAGCAAAAAGAGCACCTGACAACATTCAAAACacatatgattaaaaaaaaactaagcaaagtaaaaataaaggggACCTTCAAAAAAACCTATggttgggactttcctggtggtgaagtggttaagaatccgcctgccaacgcaggggacatgggtttgatccctggtctggcaaaggccaacatgccgcggagcaactaagcccgtgcgccacagatactgagcctgagctctagagcccgcgcaccacaactactgagcccacatgctgctaCTGAATGCCGTGCACCTAgaagagtccgtgctccacaacaagagaagccactgcaatgagaagcctgtgcaccgcaacaaagagtagccccagctcaccacagctagataaagcccacgcacagcaatgaagacccaacacagccaaaaataaaaaatttttaaaatttagaaattgaaaaacctatagctaacatcatatttaaatatgaaagatTGAGTGCattttccctaagatcaggaataaggcaagaaTGTCTACTCCcaatatttcttttaacattgtACTAAAAGTCCTGCacagtgcaataaagcaagaaaaaaaagggcatacaaattggaaagcaagaagtaaagctgtctttacttgcagatgacataatcatCTACAGAGAAACAAGGAATCTacccaaaaaactattagaattacaAATGAGCTTAACAAGGTTGCAGATATAAGGCCAACACAcaaactcaattttatttctatacactaacactgaacaattaaaaatgaaatttaaacattaaatacaaaaaaatgaaatatttagagagaaatttaACAGAATGTGTACATGACCTACACGctttaaactataaaatactaCTAAGgaaaatcaaagacctaaatggaggggcttccctggtggcgcagtggtcgagagtccgcctgccgatgcaggggacacgggttcgtgccccggtccgggaggatcccacacgccacggagaggctaggcccgtgagccatggctgctgagcctgcgcgtcggagcctgtgctccgcaacgggagaggccacaacagtgagaggcccgcataccacaaaaaaaaaaaaaaaaaaaaaaagacctaaatggaGACATATATCATTTTACGGAATTAGAGGAtcaatactgttaagatgtcaattctccccgaaactgatctatagattccaCACAATCCCAGTAAAAATCCCAGCAAGCTTTTTTGTAAGAACtgataaactgattctaaaatttatatagagatGCAATGGACCAAAGCTagaacaattctgaaaaagaataaggtCAGAACACtttacactacctgatttcaagatttactataaagctacagcatTCAAGATAGTACgactgacccttgaacaacacagtgGTTACGGGGGCTGACCCTCcgcacagtcaaaaatccacatgtaactttACAGTTAGCCCTCCATAtctatggattcaaccaaccatgaattgtgtagtactgtaatatgtatttgttgaaaaagaaatccaagtaTAAGTGGACCCAGGCAGTTCAAACTcctgttgttcaagagtcaactgtatttcCTTCACATTAGGAGAaacacagataaatggaacagaagagagtccagaaattaacctattatatacaattttttttatttttgacaaagatggcaagataattcaatggagaaagggtaatctgttcaacaaatgatgctggaacaactgatatccatatggggaaaaaaaaaattaacctcagcctttaccaataagcacatgaaaagagctGCTTAATGTTATTTGTcaacacagaaatgcaaattaaaagcacagtgaaataccactacatactcactagaatggctaaaattaaaacagACAGACAATACCAAGGGTTGATACGGACGTGGGGCAACTGGAAtgctcatacactgctggtggaatgaAAAATAGTACAACTTTGCAAAACACGTAAGCAATTTATTATAGAACTAAACATACACTTAGCATGTGACCCAGTAAATACACTCATAGGTATttaccaagaaaaa
This sequence is a window from Globicephala melas chromosome 1, mGloMel1.2, whole genome shotgun sequence. Protein-coding genes within it:
- the LOC115866808 gene encoding LOW QUALITY PROTEIN: large ribosomal subunit protein eL32-like (The sequence of the model RefSeq protein was modified relative to this genomic sequence to represent the inferred CDS: inserted 2 bases in 1 codon; substituted 1 base at 1 genomic stop codon); protein product: MEQYLQLFLGLPTEVAATTAALKPLVKLKIVKKTKKFNPHQSDRYVKIKRNWQKSRGTVRRKFKGQILMPNIGYGSNGKTKLLLPSGFRKFLVHNFKELEGLLMXNKSYCAEITXQELKATAERAAPLAIRVANPNARLHSKENE